One segment of Pueribacillus theae DNA contains the following:
- a CDS encoding DNA N-6-adenine-methyltransferase produces MAVHFSSRSSDWETPQDFFDELDKEFNFTLDPCASHTNAKCDKYFTKEDNGLLQDWSGETVFMNPPYGREIKDWVRKAYEESLKGTTVVCLLPARTDTRWFHDYIYGNAAIRFIKGRLKFGGAKNSAPFPSMVVIYDRGK; encoded by the coding sequence CTGGCGGTTCATTTCTCAAGCCGATCATCTGACTGGGAAACTCCACAAGACTTTTTTGACGAACTGGATAAAGAATTTAACTTCACCCTAGACCCGTGCGCCAGCCATACGAACGCAAAATGCGACAAATACTTTACCAAAGAGGACAACGGACTTTTGCAAGATTGGAGTGGGGAAACCGTTTTTATGAATCCCCCATACGGGAGAGAAATCAAAGACTGGGTAAGGAAAGCTTACGAAGAATCCCTTAAAGGTACGACAGTCGTATGCCTTCTTCCAGCTAGAACAGATACCCGTTGGTTTCACGACTATATTTACGGAAATGCAGCCATTCGATTTATCAAAGGAAGGCTGAAATTCGGAGGAGCAAAAAATTCAGCCCCCTTTCCAAGTATGGTCGTTATTTATGAC
- the thyX gene encoding FAD-dependent thymidylate synthase, with the protein MSNKITVLDKGYVRLIEPMGSDLSVVNAARVSFDKESGRIDDRDKRLIQFLAREGHTSPFRHAFASFEIYAPLMVARQWFKYIVGSDHAMDGWNESSRRYITEEPTFYVPGKEEWRSAPENSKQGSGKPVDPLIGNMLMNEMENHIRKGEALYNFAIEQGICAEQARLFLPAYSLYVRWRWTASLQSICHFLNERLASDAQNEITQYAKGVYELVEPHFPESVKALVKQHE; encoded by the coding sequence ATGTCCAATAAAATAACGGTTTTAGATAAAGGGTATGTCCGTTTGATTGAGCCAATGGGATCTGATTTGAGCGTAGTCAATGCTGCAAGAGTTTCTTTCGACAAAGAAAGCGGAAGGATAGACGACAGAGATAAGCGTCTCATTCAATTTTTGGCTAGGGAAGGGCATACCAGCCCCTTTCGCCACGCCTTCGCTTCTTTTGAAATATACGCGCCCCTGATGGTAGCTAGGCAATGGTTTAAATATATCGTCGGAAGCGATCACGCTATGGACGGATGGAACGAATCGAGCAGAAGGTATATTACTGAAGAACCGACATTCTATGTTCCTGGAAAAGAGGAGTGGCGTTCTGCTCCAGAAAACTCCAAACAAGGATCAGGAAAACCCGTTGACCCGTTAATTGGAAACATGCTTATGAACGAAATGGAAAATCACATTAGAAAGGGAGAAGCATTATATAACTTTGCCATTGAACAAGGTATATGCGCAGAGCAAGCACGCCTTTTCCTCCCTGCCTACAGTCTGTATGTTCGCTGGAGGTGGACAGCATCACTACAGAGCATTTGCCACTTCCTAAACGAGCGTTTAGCATCTGACGCACAGAACGAAATTACTCAATACGCCAAAGGGGTCTATGAATTAGTCGAACCACACTTCCCAGAATCCGTAAAAGCGTTGGTGAAGCAACATGAGTAA
- the nrdJ gene encoding ribonucleoside-triphosphate reductase, adenosylcobalamin-dependent translates to MQYMKLSDEFLSQYKGKQPKWGFDGLGYIIYLRTYARTKQDGTLEDWWETVRRFTEGNFNIEAQRLVKLGKFTFSKKRQLRQEMERFYHMAFNLVILPPGRGMWMSGTEYANRVGDAENNCWFISMRPQAYGKVNPLGVKSNKPLPSFPAVFTFDQAMKGGGVGDNIQIKNTGLMPEVKNSTELKFYVNAHHEDVEELLALKCGVHKKTLDLTGKQVRDLESSFVVPDSREGWANALRIVIDAHFEGKDSLAIDVSKVRPKGAPIRGFGGTASGPAPLVEMLTKVNRILNRRVGRKLTPTEWGDIIQLIGTCVVAGNVRRTALILIGDQDDQQFIQSKNYELEENQAASQWRWASNNSVDISFNTTSIQFKKIAENIYYNGEPGVVNVALAKDYGRIADGKQEGVDEEVEGFNPCGEVTLPNGSPCNLFEINLPRIHELIEAGVETDFLYEEAAYMAARYAYRVTFRPYEWEVTREIVERHRRLGIGITGITDWVLMKFGDRAILGFNDNGDPIFNKEVTKSLDALYNHVKESNIAQAKDLGANESIKLTTVKPSGTVSILMGVSPGQHFHWSKYMVRRVRFAANAPLVPVLEECGYPKEQAIKGFDEKGNPVYDENTVVFSFPVKAPIAEHEKFQSAGDVPLHEQAAIQALLQTFWSDNAVSATLSFKKALPKPVYFSDGTQLQDKFGYPVLEPNPREEKQIVEEIADVLNRYSTVLKSTSLLPHATETYPQMPYEEISEEEYKEMASKITAKPWEVMNGTILADQESEEDVIGECEGGVCPIK, encoded by the coding sequence ATGCAATACATGAAATTATCTGATGAATTTTTGTCACAGTACAAAGGGAAGCAGCCGAAATGGGGGTTTGATGGACTAGGGTATATCATTTACTTAAGAACTTACGCACGCACAAAACAGGACGGCACACTCGAAGATTGGTGGGAAACCGTAAGACGTTTTACAGAAGGAAACTTTAATATTGAAGCACAAAGGCTTGTCAAGCTTGGCAAATTTACATTTTCAAAGAAAAGACAGCTTCGGCAAGAAATGGAACGCTTTTACCACATGGCTTTTAATCTCGTTATCCTTCCTCCAGGAAGAGGAATGTGGATGTCCGGCACAGAGTACGCCAATCGGGTAGGAGACGCAGAAAATAACTGCTGGTTTATCTCGATGCGCCCTCAAGCATACGGGAAAGTAAATCCCCTGGGAGTGAAATCAAATAAACCGCTGCCTAGTTTTCCAGCCGTTTTCACGTTTGATCAAGCAATGAAAGGCGGAGGCGTGGGCGATAATATACAAATCAAGAATACCGGATTAATGCCAGAGGTCAAAAACTCAACTGAACTTAAATTTTATGTAAATGCCCATCACGAAGATGTAGAAGAGTTGCTGGCTTTAAAATGCGGCGTTCATAAGAAGACGTTAGACCTTACCGGAAAACAAGTGCGTGACTTAGAGAGTTCGTTTGTCGTACCTGATTCACGCGAAGGATGGGCAAACGCTTTACGTATTGTTATTGACGCACATTTTGAAGGTAAGGATTCACTAGCCATTGACGTTTCCAAAGTACGCCCAAAAGGAGCCCCGATTAGAGGCTTTGGCGGAACAGCTTCTGGCCCAGCACCACTTGTTGAAATGTTAACGAAAGTTAACCGCATACTCAATAGAAGAGTCGGAAGAAAATTAACCCCGACAGAATGGGGGGACATTATTCAGCTTATCGGCACTTGTGTCGTAGCTGGGAACGTAAGAAGAACCGCCTTAATTCTTATCGGAGACCAAGACGACCAACAATTTATCCAATCAAAGAACTATGAACTGGAAGAGAATCAAGCTGCTTCCCAGTGGCGATGGGCAAGCAACAACAGCGTTGATATTTCATTTAATACCACGTCAATTCAGTTTAAGAAAATAGCTGAAAATATTTACTACAATGGGGAGCCTGGCGTTGTAAACGTTGCTCTCGCCAAGGATTACGGAAGAATCGCAGACGGCAAGCAGGAAGGGGTTGATGAAGAAGTAGAAGGCTTCAATCCTTGCGGAGAGGTCACACTGCCGAATGGAAGTCCTTGTAACTTGTTTGAAATCAATCTTCCTAGAATCCATGAACTCATTGAAGCTGGAGTGGAAACGGACTTCTTGTATGAAGAAGCAGCGTATATGGCTGCAAGGTACGCATACCGTGTGACTTTCCGTCCTTACGAATGGGAAGTAACAAGAGAGATTGTGGAACGTCATAGACGCTTAGGAATCGGCATTACAGGCATTACAGACTGGGTACTCATGAAGTTTGGAGACCGTGCGATCTTAGGCTTTAACGACAACGGCGATCCAATTTTTAACAAAGAAGTTACGAAGAGCCTGGACGCTCTTTACAACCACGTCAAAGAATCCAATATCGCTCAAGCGAAAGATCTAGGGGCGAATGAATCTATCAAACTTACAACCGTAAAGCCTTCTGGAACAGTATCAATCCTTATGGGAGTAAGCCCAGGGCAGCACTTCCATTGGTCAAAATACATGGTGAGACGAGTTCGCTTTGCCGCAAACGCTCCTTTAGTACCTGTTCTTGAAGAATGCGGCTATCCAAAAGAACAAGCAATTAAAGGTTTTGATGAAAAAGGAAACCCTGTTTATGACGAAAACACAGTCGTATTTTCCTTCCCAGTCAAAGCCCCGATCGCGGAACATGAGAAATTTCAATCTGCTGGAGACGTGCCTTTGCATGAGCAGGCAGCTATTCAAGCACTACTGCAAACATTTTGGAGCGACAACGCTGTAAGTGCGACATTATCATTCAAGAAAGCATTGCCTAAGCCTGTATACTTTTCAGACGGAACGCAGCTTCAAGATAAATTTGGCTACCCAGTTCTGGAGCCGAATCCTCGTGAAGAGAAACAAATTGTAGAAGAAATTGCAGACGTTTTAAACAGGTACTCAACTGTCCTTAAATCAACAAGCCTGCTTCCTCATGCAACAGAAACCTATCCGCAAATGCCATATGAGGAGATTTCGGAAGAAGAGTATAAGGAAATGGCTTCCAAAATAACCGCCAAGCCTTGGGAAGTTATGAACGGAACAATTCTTGCCGACCAGGAAAGCGAAGAAGATGTTATAGGGGAGTGTGAAGGTGGAGTATGTCCAATAAAATAA
- a CDS encoding DNA polymerase, whose amino-acid sequence MSNYVLTAKEALDVLEKYHTDKPKYVAIDTETTGLQWDTHEAFLIQVGWGWGDNYAFPVQFSREVAEIIEDPSSEKVLHNAKFDTHFLENLGIKVAGKVHDSQVMARLLLSGNESIALDDLATHLIDQKAGEADKALRKWMKQEKTRRSKQLTTELRKAGYTRKAYDNWKKENIPLPPEVLEIEKSVDLNVTYEDVPLEIMEKYATGDVRHTLALFNKFRPIIKSNNLTNAYERDMQTISYVYNWERRGMSVDLPYLEEGIEYGELKLKELEQEIHTIAGRELNTNSPKQILGIFHERGLPIKATDEETLEGIAAQDPLASKIVEYRKHGKIVGTYFKPIYERAKRTGGTIHANFNVAGPVTGRFSSSDPNLQNIPNHNLGEKLNVRRAFIPSNGYSFVFMDYSQMEVIIMAEYSGDENLIQAILNKEDLHTKTALSIDPRAKEVYLPGVPKDEQPPEFQKIRSMAKATTFGIFYGIGASTLSKNLKIDIETARQYIRNFFLTYPRIEAFMRAVQNTAQRRPGRYVINKFGRVYWGVEGREYALANYLIQGTGADMIKTAIDRCEKLLQGYKSRIVLMVHDELIFEIADGEQHLIPLLKEQMTYFPTFKLPIEVGIEYSSTSWAEPLPWRGQDKKQTA is encoded by the coding sequence ATGAGCAATTACGTTCTAACTGCCAAAGAAGCTCTTGATGTTTTAGAAAAGTACCACACAGATAAGCCCAAATATGTGGCGATTGACACAGAGACAACAGGGCTACAGTGGGACACACATGAAGCGTTTCTCATTCAAGTAGGCTGGGGATGGGGCGATAACTATGCCTTCCCCGTACAATTTTCTCGGGAAGTTGCTGAGATTATAGAAGACCCTTCAAGCGAGAAAGTCCTGCATAATGCTAAATTTGACACTCACTTTTTAGAGAATCTAGGAATTAAAGTAGCTGGAAAAGTACATGATTCCCAAGTCATGGCGAGACTTCTTTTATCCGGTAACGAATCTATCGCCCTTGACGATCTTGCGACACATTTAATTGACCAGAAAGCTGGAGAAGCCGACAAAGCGTTAAGAAAATGGATGAAACAAGAGAAAACAAGAAGAAGTAAACAGCTTACAACCGAATTGAGAAAAGCAGGCTACACACGAAAAGCGTATGACAACTGGAAAAAAGAAAACATCCCTCTTCCTCCAGAAGTGTTAGAGATTGAAAAATCCGTTGACCTAAACGTCACATATGAAGACGTTCCGTTAGAAATTATGGAAAAATACGCCACTGGAGACGTAAGGCACACGCTAGCGTTGTTTAATAAATTTAGACCCATTATTAAAAGCAATAATCTAACGAACGCTTACGAGCGAGATATGCAAACCATTTCCTACGTCTACAACTGGGAAAGGCGAGGAATGTCTGTTGACTTGCCTTATCTAGAAGAAGGAATCGAGTACGGAGAGCTTAAACTCAAAGAACTGGAGCAAGAGATACACACCATAGCTGGAAGAGAACTTAACACGAACTCACCGAAACAAATTCTTGGAATCTTTCATGAACGTGGATTGCCCATCAAAGCAACAGACGAGGAAACATTAGAAGGAATTGCAGCCCAAGATCCATTAGCGTCGAAAATTGTCGAGTACCGCAAGCATGGAAAAATCGTTGGAACCTACTTTAAACCGATTTACGAAAGAGCGAAACGAACGGGAGGAACCATTCACGCCAACTTCAATGTTGCCGGGCCCGTAACAGGAAGATTTTCAAGTTCAGACCCGAACCTTCAAAATATTCCTAACCACAACTTAGGTGAAAAGCTGAATGTTAGAAGAGCGTTCATTCCCTCCAATGGCTATAGTTTTGTGTTTATGGACTATTCCCAGATGGAAGTTATTATCATGGCTGAATACAGCGGGGACGAAAACTTGATCCAAGCCATTTTAAATAAAGAAGATCTTCACACAAAGACAGCATTGTCCATCGATCCAAGAGCGAAAGAAGTTTACCTTCCCGGCGTTCCAAAGGACGAACAGCCGCCTGAGTTTCAAAAAATCAGAAGCATGGCAAAAGCGACAACGTTTGGGATTTTCTACGGCATCGGAGCCAGCACCCTTTCAAAGAATCTAAAGATCGACATTGAAACAGCAAGGCAATATATCCGAAACTTCTTTCTAACCTATCCTAGAATCGAAGCCTTTATGAGAGCCGTTCAAAACACTGCCCAACGCAGGCCAGGCAGATACGTGATCAATAAATTCGGAAGAGTGTACTGGGGAGTAGAAGGCAGGGAATACGCTCTTGCCAACTACCTTATCCAAGGCACAGGAGCCGATATGATTAAAACCGCAATTGACAGATGCGAGAAGCTGCTTCAAGGATACAAAAGCCGCATCGTCCTCATGGTACATGACGAACTTATCTTTGAAATTGCGGACGGGGAGCAGCACCTTATCCCGCTCTTGAAAGAACAGATGACTTACTTTCCAACGTTCAAGCTTCCTATTGAAGTAGGCATTGAATATTCTTCTACTTCATGGGCAGAACCTTTACCTTGGAGAGGTCAAGATAAAAAGCAAACCGCTTAG